The sequence TACCGACCAAGCTTTTCATTCGTCGCCTGATTTTGCAAGTAGCATTTTTCAAGCCTCGAATTGCCACAGAAACTAATGATTTGCTTAACACAAGATACATCAGGCACGCTTCTCCGATGGAAAGCTATCTTGTAGATACATTATAGATGGATCGTAGCCAAATCTTGGGGATGAACCACAAGTGCTCGTATTATATTCGGTTCTTGATCGTTATGACACAATACCTTCAGTACTATATTACCATGTATGTAATAGAATCTTAGTCATTATAACACCTCGCGTAAAATCTTTATAGGCATTGACGCCTCCAAGGTAACAGCGTCAAGACAGACATTTATGAATATCTCAGAAAGAGTTATTATTTGCCTCATAGCGATGAATTGCGATATCCATGACGTACATGGTTACACGGCCTTGTTTTATAGCCTCTTTTCATGTCCCCTCTCAGTTTCCCCTCTCAGTTTCTTTCACTTCTTTGCTCCATTGTTGTATTCCTATAGTATGGAAATCCAGCGTATGCAACATGGATAacatttttttaaaatattcacTTTTAGCCCGCGTATCTAGAACCCTGGCTTCTTCTCATCACATATAGAATGCAACTTCACAccctttttgtttcttcttatCCTAAATTGGCTGTAGTTGCACAATACGTGAGAACCGTGCCCAACATGGTCGAAAACCACTTTATTCAGCTCCCTAGCTGCCTGAACCGCTAACTCATTTCATCTCAGTACGCAAACATCTAAGCCTTTCCCCCATTCTCCCCCATTTTTATACATCTCCTTCCCTCAGCCTTTCTCCCCCCCTTCTGAACAATCAACCATCAATTCATACTCTCCTTCACCATCTCCCTCATCACCATCGTAAACCCCTCCAAAATACTCTTCGGCAACTCCCCTCCCCTCACCCTCGCCGCCCTCTCCGCAGTCAGCACAAACTCCTCCGGCAAATTCACCGTCCTTTCGTCCTCCCCCCGTCCCAGTATCTGCTCCGAGATCGCCACCGCACATCTCGCCGCCACCGGCATCCCGTGGCCGTTATACCCTGCACAGAGCCACAATCCTCCGTTTCCGCCGCCGAGCTCTTCGGGCACTTTGCCTACAAAGGGGTAGCCATCTGTCGTGTAGCCCATTATCCCAGTCCATTGATACCGCGCCCTTaactcttcctcttcctcttcgccacTGGGTCGCAGCTTCAGCGCTGGACGAAGGCATCGCCGCAATCGCTCAGCCAACTCCTCGTCAATGCTGTCATCCCACCATAtgccctctcctcctccaggcaCATTCGTCCTCTCACCACCCACCACAATCATCTCCAGCGCATCGTTCCTCTGAACCAAGTAATTGTCGCTCTTCTCCGACAACCAAACATGACTGTGCTCCAACGCCACATCCCCATCCGGCGGCTCCAAAGCAGCAACTTGACCCCTAACCGGCACAACCAACTGGCTCATCTCAGGCAGTAAATGGGACGTATAAGCATTCGTAGCAAGAAGCACGTCATTGGCAGCCACCTGCCCTCTCGTTGTGTGAACAATCCACCTGCTGGAGCCCTCCGTCTGCTGCAAGTGTGTCACCGGCGTGGTCGTCTGCAGGTTAAACACCTCGGGCGGCTGATTCGTAAACAGCGCCTCCAAGATCCACGTCACAAGTTTATACGGCCATAGCTTCGCCGCCCAGGGCTGATGCACCACGCCGCGAGCACCTTCCGGCTGTACCCGAAACTTGGCAATGCTCTCGGGATCTGTAAAGAGCTTCGCGCAGTCCTTTAGCTGAGGGTGGAAGGCGTTGAGGTTCGCAATGATCTTTGCTGTGAGATCGACCAGTTCATCTGTAGGCAACGCATGCACGCCGCCAACGCGCTTCCAATCACACGGAATGCCGTACTGCTCAACGAGGTTTTCTAGAAAGTGATACGTTTCGAGCTCGAAGTGCGCAATGTGCGGCTTGCTGCCATAAATCATTGGCTGACAGTGCCCTCCGTTCTATCATTGCAACTTGGTCGTCAGTCGCCAATACGCAAAGAATCAACAGATACAAAAACTCACCCTCCCCGTCGCCCCCCAACACGCCTCCCTCGCCTCCAGCATCAAGACCGATCTCCCCTTGGCAACCAGCTCTCTAGCGGCAAACGCCCCAGTGATTCCGCTGCCAATGACAATGACATCTGCCGTAGGCGGGAGTTCTGGAGTCGACCGGCGACCCAAGAGAACATACGAGGGATTCTGCAGCCAGTATGCCATTGTGCTGTGCGGAGTTGGCAGCCCAGCTTGGCCATCTTGCAGCGTGGCGGTCACCATGGTTTGCGTTTACTTGGTACAGGCACAATTGGATAAGCAGTAGACGAGATAGTTGAATGTTGAATGAATCGGAATGGAAGGAAATCAGAGCGTATATGCTACAAGATCACGGGTCTATTCAAGGAATACGTAAACAATACTGTCCATGAAACATGGCATGTGACGGTGAAGGAAAGACAATTCGTCACCGGTTACCGAAGCCGCTGCTTCGTGTTGCTGCTACGTGCACTATCAATGCGGGGTTCAAACCCCGTCTTACAGATCAGCTCAGGAGTGGATAACAATACACGTAGTGCTCGAGACATCGGTCACAAATCACCATCGAATTAACCAATGAGTCACAAATGGGCGATTTTGCACAGTCGTCGTCTCTAAAGATATCATAACGCATTCATTCCATTTCGTCGTGAGAATCATGAGTGACACACTTTACCTCTCCGAAAACTCCGGAGAATTGCCCTCAAGATCCCTTCCCAGTTCCAAAACCAATAGTCCCAACGCCGCAATTGACCAGTCCATTCCAATGTGTATCCTCCCTGCCTGCGAATACTTATTCCGACATCAGttataaagaaaacaagcaatCTTTCCctcattatatatatacacgaTAATGCCCTGTGGGTCTCATCTTTGATCGTGCTCTGATTAAACACAGGTAATGTGCTTTTTGTCTTCCATCAACTCCAGAAAACATGGGCTTATATCCGAAGCCATTCCAATTCTAGCCGCGTGCCATGGCCCTCTCTATTCGACATCAAATATATTTGGTACACGCAACCACCGGTGTCGAGCATAGCCTCCATGTGCGAAGTCCGCACAAGTTGATCGAGAAGCCGAGGCCACATGCGTCGTCGGTGGTTCCAGTATAATCGATTCCGCCGGTTCTCGTGACTGCTGGATTGAAATGTAAAAAAGAAGGTCGAAGTTGTTCATAATCCATCAGTGTGTAATGCCcttaaaacaaaaagaaaaaaaaatcgctaTATGCTGAACCAGACGGTTGGACAAATTCAAACACCAGCCCTTTCTATCCACTCGTACATGTTCCAGTACAAGAATAGAGTGACTCCAATATTGATCGTAAGCATCCTGTATTTCTTGGATGCCATCCAGCTCCTTGTCTCTGAAGCAGTGGACTCCGAAGTGCTCAGGGCATATCAAATCTTTTGAAAACAATCAAACAAACAGAAGTCAACCCTCTCGCTCTCTAGATATCTGTCATCTCAAGGTCGCTATCATTGACGATGGAGACGGGAAACAGCTCAGAGGGGCCCCAATTTCCCTCGTAGACAATGGCGGGCGCATTCCGGTGCTCTGCCACCCATTGCATGCcttccaaggccaagacctCTTCGATGCGTGGTCGCTCCTCCGGCTCCTGCTGCGTCATCCACCTAACAATAGAATCAAGGGAGCTGGGGTGGAAGGCTTCAACCATAAACTCAGGGGGCAGCTGAAGTTCCGATCGCTTAAAAGATCCAAAGAGGTTGCCGGAGCTGCgtggcttcttctccatctcgagTTCTTCACTCATCACAGACTCGGTCGGGTTACCGAGGGCATCCCGCTGAACATCGCTTGACGGGGTCCAGGTGAGGCTGGGCACTTCGGAGAGATCACCAGACCTGAGGGCAACCCAGGTAGGTCCGTTGTCGGGAAGCACCACattggctgcagcctctAGCGTCATAAGGCCGAGGGAAAAGATATCGGCAGACTGATCGACCTTGCCTTCCAACATCTCTGGGGCCATGTATTCGCGATCTCCCTCAATATCCAGATAAATGTCATCGGAAACGGCCTGCGCCAATCCAAAATCACCAATCTTGATGACTCCTTCAAAGGTAATCAGAATATTTGCCGGCTTCATATCTAAATGCATAAATCCCGCGTCGTGGATTTCTTTCAATCCCTGTAAAGAACGTAGTAGGTTAGCaatgagaagaggaaagaagaaagagttAGGTTCCTAGGGTGTTGACTTACCAAGCAAAGATCTTGCAAGATCTTATAGATACGAAAGTCATCCAATCGACCCAACTGCCCGACGTGGGCCAAAAATTTATCCAGAGTTCCCTCTTCACAAAACTCTGTCTGGATGTAGAGATGAAAGTTATGCTCCCAATCATCAATATACTGCACAACATGTTCAGCATGTGATAAAGCCCGCAGAATCCGAGCTTCACGCAGCTTTGCTTCCCTGTCCTTGGGGCCATGGTACGGCtgcttggtcttcttgaCAGCGAAGACCTGAGTCTTGGCAGGGCTTCTGGCGTGGTTATCGATTGGGGTGAATGAGGATGGAGTAAAGGAACTCTCAAGATCTTGCTTCGTCACACGGTATACCGTAGAAAATTCGCCTTTGCCAATCTGCTCAACCTTGTCAAACTTGGAGTAAAGGCTAGCATCAATGTCCAAGCTAGTGTTGCGAGCATTAACTGGAGTGACGAAAATGCTCGTGGATGAGCGGAAGTTAGTAGGTGTGACTGGAGGCGGCATGTGCGTTTCTCGCCGACTTTCTCTGGTCTGAGAGATAGACAGCCGGCTGGTATCCAGCGGCAGCAAGTTTTCCTGAGGGGTTTGAGGAGTGCGTCGTCCATCGGGGCTCACTGATTCAACACACATCATCTTAGTAAGTACATTTCTGGATAGTTTTGGAGGTACGCGATTGGAGTGCGTCAAAATTGAAGGCTCGGTGGTGAGCGGTGGGGGCGCACTGAGCCCCCTCCGGGTCCTTGCCCGTCC comes from Trichoderma asperellum chromosome 3, complete sequence and encodes:
- a CDS encoding uncharacterized protein (EggNog:ENOG41) yields the protein MVTATLQDGQAGLPTPHSTMAYWLQNPSYVLLGRRSTPELPPTADVIVIGSGITGAFAARELVAKGRSVLMLEAREACWGATGRNGGHCQPMIYGSKPHIAHFELETYHFLENLVEQYGIPCDWKRVGGVHALPTDELVDLTAKIIANLNAFHPQLKDCAKLFTDPESIAKFRVQPEGARGVVHQPWAAKLWPYKLVTWILEALFTNQPPEVFNLQTTTPVTHLQQTEGSSRWIVHTTRGQVAANDVLLATNAYTSHLLPEMSQLVVPVRGQVAALEPPDGDVALEHSHVWLSEKSDNYLVQRNDALEMIVVGGERTNVPGGGEGIWWDDSIDEELAERLRRCLRPALKLRPSGEEEEEELRARYQWTGIMGYTTDGYPFVGKVPEELGGGNGGLWLCAGYNGHGMPVAARCAVAISEQILGRGEDERTVNLPEEFVLTAERAARVRGGELPKSILEGFTMVMREMVKESMN